Proteins co-encoded in one Papaver somniferum cultivar HN1 chromosome 5, ASM357369v1, whole genome shotgun sequence genomic window:
- the LOC113279499 gene encoding dnaJ protein homolog ANJ1-like produces MGGGGGGHDPFDILSSFFGGGSPFGGGGSSRGRRQRRGEDVMHSLEVSLEDIYSGTSKKLSLSRNSICSKCTGKGSKSAASMCSGCQGSGMKVSIRHLGPSMIQQMQHPCNECKGTGETISDKDRFPQCKGEKVVQEKKVLEVHVEKGMQNGQKITFPGEADEAVHKTVTGDIVFVLAQKDHPKFKRKGDDLFVENTLSLTEALCGFVCGYKDEKKMVHEADGAAVDRRRMKV; encoded by the exons atgggaggaggtggtggtggccaCGACCCCTTTGACATCTTATCatctttctttggaggaggaagcCCATTTGGAG GTGGTGGCAGCAGCAGAGGAAGGAGGCAGAGGAGGggagaagatgttatgcattcTCTTGAGGTGTCGCTGGAGGATATTTACAGTGGAACATCAAAGAAATTGTCCCTCTCTCGTAATTCCATCTGCTCCAAGTGCACTGG AAAGGGTTCAAAATCTGCTGCTTCAATGTGTTCTGGTTGCCAAGGTTCTGGCATGAAAGTTTCTATCAGGCACCTAGGTCCCTCTATGATCCAGCAGATGCAACATCCTTGTAATGAGTGTAAGGGTACTGGAGAGACCATCAGCGATAAGGATCGCTTCCCTCAATGCAAAGGTGAGAAGGTTGTCCAGGAGAAGAAGGTGTTGGAAGTGCATGTTGAGAAGGGAATGCAGAATGGACAGAAGATTACCTTCCCTGGAGAGGCCGATGAAGCGGTACACA AAACTGTCACTGGGGATATAGTTTTTGTCTTGGCTCAGAAAGATCATCCCAAGTTTAAGCGAAAGGGTGATGATTTGTTTGTGGAGAACACATTGTCCCTGACTGAAGCCCTCTGTGGATTTGTTTGT GGATACAaggatgagaagaagatggtcCATGAAGCAGATGGTGCTGCTGTGGATAGACGGAGGATGAAAGTATAG